In Bacilli bacterium, the genomic window GAGGTGGTAACCGTGAGACAATTATTCGGATATAGACGCGAGAATGGCAAAGTCGGCATCCGCAATCATGTGATCATTCTTCCGATCGATGATATTTCCAACGCCGCCTGCGAAGCGGTTGCCGCCCATGTGCAAGGCACGATGGCGTTGCCGCATTCATACGGCCGGCTGCAGTACGGGAAAGACCTGGAACTGCATTTCCGCACCATGATCGGTACCGGGAGCAACCCGAATGTGGCCGCCGCCATCGTCATCGGCATCGAGCCGAACTGGACGAAAATTGTGGCCGATGGGATTGCCAAAACAGGCAAACCGGTCGCCTGGTTTGCAATTGAGAGAACGGGTGATTTGGAAACCGTGCGCCAAGCGTCGCTTAAAGCGAAAGAATTTGTGCAATGGGCTACCGAACTGCAGCGCGTGCCAATTGAACTGAAAGATTTGACCGTTAGCATTAAATGCGGCGAATCGGACACGACAACAGGCCTGGGTTCATGTCCGACGGTTGGTTACGCCGTGGATTATTTGGTGGATGCGGGGGCAACCGTTTTCTTCGGCGAAACATCCGAGTTGACCGGCGGCGAGCATCTCATTGCCAACCGGTGCGCGACAAAAGAGCTGAAAGACAAATTTATGGCCATCTATAACGACTACGTTGCGGAAATCAAGAGCCAGGGCGTGGACCTGCTCGGCTCGCAGCCTACGCAAGGCAACATTATCGGCGGGTTGTCGACGATTGAGGAAAAAGCGCTGGGCAACATTGAAAAGACAGGAACCAAAAAGATCATCGGCGTGCTTGACCCTGCGGAAGCGCCTGCCAACGGACCGGGGCTTTATTTCATGGATACGTCTTCCGCCGCCGCCGAATGCATTACGCTGATGCAAGCGGGCGGCGCGGTCGTGCATTTCTTCCCGACGGGACAAGGCAATATTATCGGAAACCCGATCGAACCTGTCATAAAATTGTCGGCAAACCCGATAACGGTAAGCACCATGAGCGAACATATCGATTATGATTGCAGCGGGCTATTGACTCGTGAATTGAAACTGCGCGAAGCCGGCGAAGGATTGCTGGAATATTTATGCCGCGTTGTAAACGGCCGTTACACATGCGCGGAAGCGCTCGGCCATAAAGAATTCGTCATGACGAAGCTTTATCGCAGCGCTTGATGTTGCGTATCCGGCGATCGTTGGGTACCTTTAAAAAAGGTGCCCAACGATCGGTTTTTCAGTTGGAGGTGATTGTTTATGGGAAGCCAGCCGTCCTTGGTCTATTCGGCGGACGAACTTGGCCGATTTGTCAGACAAGTGTTTATCCGGCTCGGCATGCCGCGAGAGGATGCAAAAATAGCCGCGGAATCGCTTGTGCGGGCGGACCTGGAGGGAAACGGAAGCCACGGCATCAGCAGACTGCCTATCTATGCCGCGCGCATGCGGGAGGGCAGAATTGCCGCCGCTCCGGACATGCGTTATGAACAGTTCGGATCAGTTCTAAAGGTGGACGGGGGCAACGGATTAGGCCAGGTCGTGTCTTACCGCGCATTGGAGAAAGCGATTCCGTTGGCCAAAGAAAACGGCTTGCTGGGCGTGTTCGTTCGCAACAGCAACCATTTCGGCACCGCGGCTTATTTTTGCCGACAAGCATGCGGAGAAAGCCTCGCCGTCATCGCCATGACCAATTCACCTCCGGGCATCCCCCCGTGGGGAGGGAAAAAAGCCTTTTTCGGCACCAATCCGATCGCTTTCGGATTTCCCTTGCGTTTTAAACCGCCGGTAATCATCGATATGTCTTCCAGCGTTGTCGCCAGGGGGAAAATCATTTTGGCGAACAAAATCGGGGAAGCGATTCCGTTGGGGTGGGCGATCGATGAAAACGGCGTGGAAACGACCGATCCGGCCGCGGCTTTGCGCGGAGCCGTTCTCCCGCTGGGCGGAGCGAAAGGTTACGCCCTGGCAATGGCAATCGAAATCATGTGCGGAGTATTGAGCGGCGCCGCATATGGTCCGCATGTAAATAATCTTTATAAAGACGGAGACCCGGCGGCAAATGTCGGACATAGCTTTCTTTTATTCGACATATCGAAATGGATGCCGCTGGATCATTATTATGCGGTAATGGACGAATTTGTCCGGGAAGTAAAAAATATTCCAAAGGCTCCCGGAACCGAAGAAATTTATTACCCCGGCGAGCGGCGGCACGCGAAATACGCGGCGGCGCTTGAAAGCGGGCTGACGATCGCGCAAGAAGTGCTCGATGAATTGGCGCGTTGGGGAGAAAAATTGGGAGTCGGCCTGCCTAAAGGAGTGAAATCCACTTGAAAATTGTGATCACGGAAATAAATTGGCCGA contains:
- a CDS encoding Ldh family oxidoreductase: MGSQPSLVYSADELGRFVRQVFIRLGMPREDAKIAAESLVRADLEGNGSHGISRLPIYAARMREGRIAAAPDMRYEQFGSVLKVDGGNGLGQVVSYRALEKAIPLAKENGLLGVFVRNSNHFGTAAYFCRQACGESLAVIAMTNSPPGIPPWGGKKAFFGTNPIAFGFPLRFKPPVIIDMSSSVVARGKIILANKIGEAIPLGWAIDENGVETTDPAAALRGAVLPLGGAKGYALAMAIEIMCGVLSGAAYGPHVNNLYKDGDPAANVGHSFLLFDISKWMPLDHYYAVMDEFVREVKNIPKAPGTEEIYYPGERRHAKYAAALESGLTIAQEVLDELARWGEKLGVGLPKGVKST
- a CDS encoding UxaA family hydrolase codes for the protein MRQLFGYRRENGKVGIRNHVIILPIDDISNAACEAVAAHVQGTMALPHSYGRLQYGKDLELHFRTMIGTGSNPNVAAAIVIGIEPNWTKIVADGIAKTGKPVAWFAIERTGDLETVRQASLKAKEFVQWATELQRVPIELKDLTVSIKCGESDTTTGLGSCPTVGYAVDYLVDAGATVFFGETSELTGGEHLIANRCATKELKDKFMAIYNDYVAEIKSQGVDLLGSQPTQGNIIGGLSTIEEKALGNIEKTGTKKIIGVLDPAEAPANGPGLYFMDTSSAAAECITLMQAGGAVVHFFPTGQGNIIGNPIEPVIKLSANPITVSTMSEHIDYDCSGLLTRELKLREAGEGLLEYLCRVVNGRYTCAEALGHKEFVMTKLYRSA